From Streptomyces qinzhouensis, one genomic window encodes:
- a CDS encoding beta-N-acetylhexosaminidase, whose translation MSERLCRRIRGAALGAVLLGLALGGCSGAGSARPSAVPSPSPTRPGPPTTAPDSTHPLSTAPATVPAVTRHDPARGPGWKPGPGSRVVVAPAAGRLADEAALLARELGIPYAGTAPVRTGDIELTLDEKAAGGPESYTVRTGGGRTLITGRDEAGAFYGTRTVKQALRSGGVVPEGTVTDAPARPQRGLMVDIARKPFSARWIEDRLREAADLKLNQFGLHFSDDQGFRIESTTHPEVVSAERLTKAEVRRILALAASLHITVIPEIDSPGHLGAVLKAYPGLRLKDVSGRPVPGAVDIGNPASARLVDELLREYAGLFGGRYWHLGGDEYQALTRKDPEASFPALAALARERHGPGGRVADLATQWVNDRAAVVRALGRVPKAWNDGFFRGGRVTVDKDVQVEYWTGKEIGARPPEEYLAEGRPVVNLNDEYLYYVLGEPNDFTYPTGRRIYEEWTPLVLRGTRPVPGRYEERILGARFAVWCDLAGAQTPEQVARGIALPLAATAQKVWDERTPARSWPEFSALARRLAGS comes from the coding sequence ATGAGTGAACGCCTGTGCCGCCGGATCCGGGGTGCGGCCCTGGGGGCCGTACTTCTCGGCCTCGCCCTGGGAGGATGCTCCGGTGCCGGATCCGCCCGGCCGTCCGCCGTACCGTCCCCCTCGCCGACCCGGCCGGGACCGCCCACCACCGCTCCGGACTCCACCCACCCCTTGTCCACCGCGCCCGCGACCGTGCCCGCCGTCACCCGGCACGATCCCGCCCGCGGCCCCGGCTGGAAACCCGGCCCCGGCTCCCGGGTCGTCGTCGCCCCGGCGGCCGGACGCCTCGCCGACGAGGCCGCGCTGCTCGCCCGCGAACTGGGCATCCCGTATGCGGGCACCGCCCCCGTACGGACCGGTGACATCGAGCTCACGCTGGACGAGAAGGCCGCGGGCGGACCCGAGTCGTACACCGTCCGCACCGGCGGCGGCCGGACCCTGATCACCGGCCGGGACGAGGCCGGGGCCTTCTACGGCACCCGGACCGTGAAGCAGGCGCTGCGCTCCGGGGGAGTGGTTCCCGAGGGCACCGTCACCGACGCCCCGGCCCGCCCCCAGCGCGGACTGATGGTGGACATCGCCCGCAAACCGTTCAGCGCGCGGTGGATAGAGGACCGGCTGCGCGAGGCGGCCGATCTGAAGCTCAACCAGTTCGGGCTCCACTTCTCCGACGACCAGGGGTTCCGGATCGAATCCACGACCCATCCCGAGGTCGTCTCGGCGGAACGGCTGACCAAGGCCGAGGTCCGCCGGATCCTGGCCCTGGCCGCGTCCCTCCACATCACCGTGATCCCGGAGATCGACTCCCCGGGCCATCTCGGCGCGGTGCTCAAGGCGTATCCCGGGCTCCGGCTCAAGGACGTGTCCGGGCGGCCGGTGCCCGGGGCGGTCGATATCGGGAATCCGGCGTCCGCACGGCTCGTCGACGAACTGCTCAGGGAGTACGCCGGGCTGTTCGGCGGCCGCTACTGGCATCTCGGCGGCGACGAGTACCAGGCGCTGACCAGGAAGGACCCCGAGGCGTCGTTCCCCGCGCTGGCGGCCCTGGCCCGGGAACGCCACGGGCCCGGGGGGCGGGTGGCGGATCTGGCCACCCAGTGGGTGAACGACCGGGCGGCCGTGGTGCGCGCCCTCGGCCGGGTGCCCAAGGCGTGGAACGACGGCTTCTTCCGCGGCGGCCGGGTCACCGTCGACAAGGACGTCCAGGTCGAGTACTGGACGGGCAAGGAGATCGGGGCCCGCCCGCCGGAGGAGTATCTGGCCGAGGGGCGTCCGGTGGTGAACCTCAACGACGAATACCTCTACTACGTCCTCGGCGAGCCCAACGACTTCACCTACCCCACCGGGCGGCGGATCTACGAGGAGTGGACCCCGCTGGTGCTGCGCGGCACCCGGCCGGTGCCCGGACGGTACGAGGAACGGATACTCGGCGCCCGGTTCGCCGTCTGGTGCGATCTGGCGGGCGCCCAGACACCGGAGCAGGTGGCCAGGGGCATAGCCCTGCCGCTGGCGGCGACCGCGCAGAAGGTCTGGGACGAGCGGACCCCGGCCCGGAGCTGGCCGGAGTTCTCGGCACTGG